The DNA window TTAAAAATAGATAATCCAATAATACAAGGTGGTATGGCTATAAGAGCTTCAATGGCTAAACTTGCAGCAGCAGTAGCAAATGAAGGTGGAATAGGGGTTATAGCAGGAACAGCACTTTCAATAGATGAATTAAAAGAAGAGATAGCAAAAGCTAAAAAAATGATAGTTAATAAAGGTGGAGCATTAGGTGTAAATATAATGTATGCTACAACTAACTTTATGGATTTAGTTCAAGCTTCAATAGAGGCTGGAATAGATGTTATTATTTTTGGAGCAGGGTTCTCAAGAGATATTTTTGAAGTAGTAAAAGGAACTGGAGTAAAAGTAATACCAGTAGTTTCATCTTTAAAATTAGCTAAAATCTCTCAAAAATTAGGAGCAGATGCAATTGTAGTAGAAGGTGGAAATGCTGGAGGACACTTAGGAACTGACAAAGATTCATGGGACATAATAGAAGAGATAACTAAAAATATTTCAATTCCTGTTTTTGGAGCAGGAGGAGTAATAACTCCAGAAGATGCAGCTAGAATGGTAAGTCTAGGAGCAGATGGAGTACAAATGGGAAGTAGATTTATCGCTTCTGAAGAGTGTGAGGTAGATGACTTCTTTAAACAAATGTATATAAATGCAAAAGAGGGAGATATAGTTGAGATAATAAGTTCAGCAGGTTTTCCAGCTAATGCAATAGTATCACCATATGTAAAAAAAGTTTTAAATGAAGCAACAGAAGCACCTAAGAAATGTGTAAGATGTTTAAAGAAATGTACATTTAAGTTTTGTGTAAATGAAAGATTAGTAAAAGCCCATGATGGTAATTATGAGGAAGGAATATTCTTTGCTGGAAGGGATGCTTGGAAAATAAATGAAATTCTTTCAGTAAAAGAAATTTTCGATAGATTCAAAAAAGTTTTCAAAGAATAATTTTTTATTTTAGGAGGATTTATGATTAATAACGAAATCTGTAAATTACTTGGAATTAAATATCCAATTATACAAGGAGCTATGGCATGGATAGCTAATGGAAATCTAGCTGGACATGTTTCTAAAGAGGGAGGACTTGGAATTATAGCTGGTGGAGGAATGCCAGTTGATATTTTAAGACAAGAGATAAGAAAAGCTAAAGAGATAACTTCTAACCCTTTTGGTGTTAATCTTATGTTAATGATGCCTGATGTAGAAAAACAAATAGATGTTTGTATAGAGGAAAAAGTTCAAGTAGTAACTACAGGAGCAGGAAACCCTGGACCATATATGGAAAAGCTTAAAGCAGCAGGAATAAAAGTTCTACCAGTTGTGGCTTCAGTAGCATTAGCAAAAAGAATGGAAAGAATAGGAGCAGATGCTGTAATAGCTGAAGGAATGGAAGGTGGAGGACACATAGGAAGTATAACAACTATGGCTCTTGTACCTCAAGTTGTAGCAAGTGTAAAAATTCCTGTAATTGCAGCTGGAGGAATAGCTGGAGGAAAACAATTCTTAGCAGCACTATCATTAGGGGCAAGTGGAATTCAAGTAGGAACTAGATTCTT is part of the Fusobacterium varium genome and encodes:
- a CDS encoding nitronate monooxygenase, with protein sequence MLTIGDLKIDNPIIQGGMAIRASMAKLAAAVANEGGIGVIAGTALSIDELKEEIAKAKKMIVNKGGALGVNIMYATTNFMDLVQASIEAGIDVIIFGAGFSRDIFEVVKGTGVKVIPVVSSLKLAKISQKLGADAIVVEGGNAGGHLGTDKDSWDIIEEITKNISIPVFGAGGVITPEDAARMVSLGADGVQMGSRFIASEECEVDDFFKQMYINAKEGDIVEIISSAGFPANAIVSPYVKKVLNEATEAPKKCVRCLKKCTFKFCVNERLVKAHDGNYEEGIFFAGRDAWKINEILSVKEIFDRFKKVFKE
- the fabK gene encoding enoyl-[acyl-carrier-protein] reductase FabK, yielding MINNEICKLLGIKYPIIQGAMAWIANGNLAGHVSKEGGLGIIAGGGMPVDILRQEIRKAKEITSNPFGVNLMLMMPDVEKQIDVCIEEKVQVVTTGAGNPGPYMEKLKAAGIKVLPVVASVALAKRMERIGADAVIAEGMEGGGHIGSITTMALVPQVVASVKIPVIAAGGIAGGKQFLAALSLGASGIQVGTRFLTANECTIHENYKNAILKAKDRSTVSTGNYTGHPVRVIENKFAKLILEMEKQGAPKEEIEQLGTGKLRLAVVDGDVDNGSVMAGQVAAMVNEKADVKDILESFMRELEEEKNSLIARMNSWQ